GCGCGAATCGCGTCACGCGGGCTGTGAAAGTGCACCGGGCGGCCTTCGAGCCAAATCTCGCCCGCGTCGGGCTGGTACAGGCCATAAATCAACTTCATTAAGGTCGACTTTCCGGCACCGTTTTCGCCAAGAATGGCATGAACTTCGCCCTGGCGCAGGGAGAGGTTCACGTGGTCGTTGGCCACGACGCCAGGGAAAGCTTTTGTCACGTTTTTGACTTCAAGAAATCCTTCCATTGTGGATCGCCCCGCCTATAGGTGGATTCAGATCCAAAAGAAGAGGGGGAGGCGCATTGTCCGGCGGTTCGCCGAAGAATGGTGGACTCCCCCTTTCCTGGAAACTGGTGTGGATTACTGACTCGGCATGTTCGCGGACACCGTAATCTGTCCGTTCTTGATTTGCTGTGCAATCTGATTGACCTGATTGATAATGGACTTCGGAACCGCACTGTTCGGGGGCGCGATGCCTACGCCGTTGTTGGAAAGGTCAAAGTACTGCACGCCGGATTTGAATGTGCCGGCCTGCGCTTGTTGAATGACGTCGAAGGTCGCGGTGTCCACGCCCTTGGTGGCACTGGTGATGACGGTGCTGGGCGCGATGTAGTTCTGGTCCGCATCGACGCCAATCGCGTACACGTGCGCATCCTTGGCCGCTTCAATCGATCCGGTTCCCGTCCCGCCTGCAACTGGGAAAATGATATCGGCACCCTGGGAAATCTCATCCTGCGCCAGTTGCTGACCTGTTGCCTGGTCGGTAAAGCTGTTGGCGTACTTCACGATGACCTTGACACCCGGGTCGACTTTCTCAGCACCTTGCTCAAAGCCGGCAATGTAGGAGGTCACTGGCGGGATTTGTTGTCCGCCGACGACGCCCAGCACGTTCTGGCTGTTGATGCCCTTGATGCTCTTGTCCTTTTCCATCAGGCCGGCCATTGCGCCCGCCAGGTAGCCGCACTGTTCCGTCTTGAAGACGGCAGAGGCCACGTTCGGATAGCCTGTGATGGTGTCGTCAATGATGAGGAACTTGGTGTTTGGATACTCTTTCGCAACCTTCTCCACGGCTTGTTCCATCAGGTAACCGACGGCGATGACGACGTTGTCTCCGTCACGTGCAAACCGGGTCAGGTTGGGCACGTAGTCGTTTGCGGAGTTGGACGTGACATACTCGCCCTGGACACCCAGCTGTTTCTCCGCCTTTTGCAGCCCGAGATAGGCCAGGTGGTTGAAGCTGTGGTCGTTCAGTCCGCCGGTGTCCAGCACCAGTCCGACTTTGAATTTGCTTCCACTTCCGCTGGTGCCATTCCCGCTCGCGTTGCCGCCAGAGGTGTTGTTTGCCGTGCCGCAGCCAGCCACCAGGGTGGACAACGCCAGCATTGCACCGACACCGACGCCCCATTTCCTTTTGTTCATGGTACTGAGCCCCCTCTTTTTGTGTATCCGTCATACGCTCGACAAGCTTGTCCCCGTCAACGGATTCTAGCGCGATTCCGCCGGAATCGCAGAGTTTGTCGAAACACGACAACATCTACAGCGTAAAAAATAGCACAAATGAAGGTGTGAAGCGATTGGATCTCCCGATGGCGGCAAATATATTTTTCGACAAATGCCAGTGTGTGTTATTCCCTGAGAAATGATGCGGACGGATGAAGAGTCGTTTGGATCACGTGTCGAAAAACGTGTAGAATTTCAAGGAGATTCAGGGGAGGCAGTGGCATGAACGGTATAGTGGTGGTGGTCGGCGGCGCGAACTTGGACATCAAGGGGCGGCTGCGTGACGAGACGGCGCTTCACACCAGCAATCCAGGGACGGTGTGGCGGACGTTCGGCGGTGTGGGCCGCAACATCGCGGAAAACCTCGCGGTGCTCGGATGTCCAGTACGGCTGGTGGCGCCTGTCGGCGACGACGCGGCAGGGCAGGAGGTCCTGCGGCACCTTCAGGACGTCGGCGTGGATGTCGAACACGTGTTCCCGGTGGAAGGTGAACGGACGGGGACGTATCTGGCCGTCATGGACCGTTCCGGCGAGATGGAAATCGCGGTGGCGGATATGGCCATTATGGACCACCTGTCTCCTGTCGAACTGACGTCACGCCGGTGCGCGTTTGGCGATGCAAAAGTGGTGTGTCTGGACGCGAATCTGCCGGCGGATGTCTTGTCCTTGGCGCTGGATGCAGCGCGGGACGAGTCGCCGCGTGCGGTGACCGTTGCCGATCCGGTCTCGGTCCCGAAGGCCCTGCGGCTGCTGCCATGTCTGAGCCGGCTCGACGTCATTACACCGAGCCGGGACGAACTCGCTGCCTTGTCGGACATGCCGGTTGCAACCTTGGAAGATGTCGCGCGTGCGGCGCGCGCGCTGCGGGCGCGCGGGGTTCAAACTGTGATTTGCACGCTGGGCGAGCAAGGCGTGCATGTCGATACCGCGGCGTGGACCGGGCTGGTCCCGGCCCGCAGCGTGGAAGTGGTGGACGTGACCGGGGCTGGCGATGCGTTCACCGCCGGGATCATCTATGGAATTTATACGAAAATGGCGTGGGCAGAGGCGGTCGACTACGCGCAGGGACTGGCTGCGCAGATGGTGGCGTCGACAGCGTCCGTGCTCAAGCGTGCGTCCGACCCAGTCCATGCGGTGTCGGACCGCCGCGGGAAGGGAGACAAACAATGAACAGCAACTTGACAACGAATCGAGCGGGGGGCCTGCTTGGCAGCGCGCTGGACAGCGTGGCAGCGGACTACCTGGTATACAGCGAAGAGGTGCAGCAGGCGATGTCGGAAGGAAAGCCGATTGTCGCGCTGGAGACGACGATTGTCACGCATGGCATGCCCTATCCTGCCAACGTGCAAACGGCACGGTCGGTGGAGCGCATCATTCGCGAAGGCGGCGCTGTCCCCGCCACCATTTTTATCAAGGATGGAAAAATTCGCGTGGGCATGACGGACGCGGAAATTGAAGCACTGGCGCAGACCGGGCACGTCGTCAAGGCGAGCCGCCGCGACCTGCCGGTGGTGCTTGCGACTGGGCAGACGGCTTCCACCACGGTGGCGGCGACGATGATTGCCGCGCGCTTGGCGGGGATCCACGTGTTTGTCACGGGCGGTATCGGCGGCGTTCACAGAGGCGGCGAAGATACAATGGACATTTCCGCGGACCTGCAGGAACTGGCCCAGACGGAAGTGGTGGTTGTGTGCGCGGGCGCCAAAGCGATTCTCGATATTGGGCGCACCCTTGAGGTGCTGGAGACCCTCGGCGTCCCCGTGCTTGGCTTCCAGACCAGCCAGTTCCCAGCGTTCTACACCCGCGACAGTGGATTTGCGGCGGGCTACCGGGTCGACACGCCCGACCAGGTTGCGCAGATTGCGCACGTGAAGTGGTCGCTTGGACTGCGCGGGGGTCTCTTGGTCGGCAACCCGATTCCGGAAGACGCAGAGCTGCCGCCAGCGGACATCGGGCAAGCCATCGAAGCGGCGCTGCGGCAGGCGGAGGCGGACGGGATCGTCGGGAAAGAGGTCACGCCCTACCTGCTCGCCGCGGTCGAACGCCTGACCGAGGGGAAATCCCTGCAGGCGAATGTGCGGCTGATTGAAAACAACGCGGCGGTTGGCGCGGCCATCGCGCGAGCCTATGCAGCGAGGGGGTAGCGCGGTGGACTCGGCCGAATTGACGGAACTGATTCGCGTGGCGCGCGGCCTCTCTCCTGCGAACGCGTGGATTCGCAATGCGGCTGTCCTCAACGTGTATACCGGCGAAGTCAGCGAAGCCCATGTCGTCGTGTCGGGCAAACGCATCGCGTACGTGGGCGATCGTGATCCGATGGTGGACGAGCGTACGGTCGTGCTGGACGCTGCCGGCCAGACCCTGGTGCCGGGGTATTTCGAGCCGCACGCCCATTCTTGTTTGATGTACAACCCACAGACCTTTGCGGCGTACTCGGTGGCACGCGGAACCACCGCTGTGTTACAGGACAACATGCCGTTTTTTCTGAACCTTGAACAAACCGAGATGGAACGCGTATTCGAGGTGTTGTCTCGGCTGCCCGTCAAGAGCTACTGGTGGTGCCGGCTGGACCCCCAGATGGGCAACAGCGATGAGATGAAGAAGTTTACACCAGACCGCATCCGCCGCACGATGGACCATCCATCCGTGCTGCAGGCGGGCGAGTTGACAGGGTGGAAGATGTTGTTCGATCTCGACCCTGGCATGGTCGAACGGGTCGCCATTGCGCGGGCCTCGGGCAAGCGCATCGAGACGCACAACCCGGGGGCTTCCATCCACACCTTGAACGTCATGGCGGCCGGCGGCGCGACGGCCTGTCACGAAAGCATCTCCGCGGAGGATGTGTGGGCCCGCGTACGCCTCGGGTATTACGCGGCGCTGCGGCATTCGTCCATCCGGCCGGACCTGCCGCACCTCATTCGGGGGCTCTTGGACACAGGATTCACCGCGTGGGACCGGCTGATGTTCACCACCGATGGGGCATCGCCGTTTTTCCTGTCGGCGGGCACGTTGGATTTGTGCGTTTCCATCGCGATTGAGCAGGGACTGCCGCCTGCGGCCGCGTATCGGATGGCTTCGCTGAACCCGGCCATCTATTATGGCTTGGATGCAGACTTGGGCGGGATTGCGCCGGGCCGCATTGCCGACATTCTCTTCTTGGAGGATTTGCGGCACCCGACGCCGCGGCGCGTCATGGTGGATGGTCACATCGTGGCGGAGGACGGGCAGTTGACGGTTCCGCAGCCGTCCGTCGACTGGGCCGCGCTGGGGGTTCGCTCGCTTGCGGTCACAGACCGCGCGGTGAAACCCGACTGGTTCGACGTTCAGGCGGGTCCTGACGGAAACGTCCCGGTGATTGAACTGCGCAACGCAGTCATCACACGCCTGGTGGAGGAACCCCTGCCGGTGCAAGACGGCCGTGTGGTGCTGGCGGATTGCCCAGGCTGCTTGTACGCGGCGGTGATTGATCGAATGGGCGCGTGGGGCACGACCGCGGTGCTGCGCGGGTTCGGAGACTTCGACGCGGTCGCGAGCTCGCACGCCTTGACGGGAGACTTTGTCGTCGTTGGACGGAATCAAACGGAAATGGCGCGGGCGCTCCAGCGAGTCATCGAGATCGGCGGCGGCATTTGCCTGCGCAACCAGGGGGACTGCGTGTTTGAAATGGCGATGCCTATGTTCCAGACGATGAGTCTCGAACCAATGGATGCGCTCATGGACGCGGCGCGGCGTTTCGATGAGCAGATGCGCGCGTTCGGGTACGCCCACGAGGACCCGGTTTACACCTTGTTGTTCCTCTCCGCGACACACCTGCCGGCGGTGCGCTTGACTGAGCGCGGGCTGTACGAGGTGAAGACTGACCGGGTGCTGGCTCCAGCGCGAAGTTTGTCGTAAAAAATAGGCTGTTCCTGGCGGCGAAAGAGGTTCTAACGCCGCCAGGGGCGTGATATAGTGGGGGTAATGAAAACGAAATATTCCAAATCGAACTACGCAGTTGTGTGAACGTTTTCAACCGACTGGTCGTTTTGGCGGGCGCTTTGCGGGTTGGCGGTGCAGCATCAAACTGAAATCACCACCTTGGGCGCCGGGGCGGTCCCAGGGGAGGTCGGTCCGGAGGGATTGGGGATGCGAGAAACGGTCATTACGACGAGCCCGCGCGGATTGCGCGAGGATGTACTGCCGTATCGGTTGTATCAAAAGGCAAAACGGCTGGGCATTTGGAATCCGGTGGATATCGACTTTTCTCAAGACGTCAAGGACTGGGAGGAATCGACTCCGGATGCCAGGCGGAGAATCCTGCGTCTCGTGTCCATGTTTCAGGCAGGCGAGGAAGCCGTCACACTCGACCTCTTGCCGCTCATCATGACGGTTGCCAAGGAAGGGCGCATCGAAGAGGAGATGTTTCTGACCACCTTCCTGTTTGAGGAAGCGAAACACACGGAGTTTTTCCGCCTGTTTCTGAACGCGGTCGGCGCGGATGGAGACCTGTCGCACTTCCATGCTGAGCCTTACCGGAAGGTCTTCTATGAAATTTTGCCGAGCGCCATGAACCGCCTGGTGCACGATACGTCGCCGGAGGCCATCGCAGACGCTTCGGTTGTTTACAACATGTTTGTCGAAGGTGTGCTGGCGGAGACCGGATACTATTCGTTCTACCAAAGCTTGGCGAAGGTGGGGACCTTCCCGGGGCTGTTGAAAGGCATCGACTACCTCAAGCGCGACGAGTCGAGGCACATCGCCTACGGCACATTCCTCCTGCAGCGGCTCATCTGTGAAAAACCGTCCCTGTACGACCACATCCAGACCAAACTCGCAGAACTGGCGCCGCTCGCGATGCAGATTAACGAGAGCGGTTTGTCTGATGCGGACCGAAGCGAACCCGGCTACGTGGAGCCTTCGGACATCATGGCCTTCACCGCCAAGCAGTTGTCCCTGCGTCTCGAAAAACTGGCGCGTGCGAAGGAAAAGACCATCGAAGAGCTCTACAAGACCTCGGAAGAAGCGCTCGGGGTCATCTAATCGCCGCCCGCCCCCGGACGCCGCCCACGGGTACACAAACAGCCCCGGTGAGCGCCGATGTTCCGCTGCTCCGGGGCTGTTCCCTTGGCCGGCGTTTACGCCAGCGACCCCATCGGGTCCCAGGGCTTCAGCTGAATCGGCGGCTGCTGCAAGGCTTCGGCCAGTGTATCCGGCAGGTGCTTTTTGTCGATCACGATTTGGTACATGAACGCTTCGAACCACGCGTCGCTCATCACAAAAAAGCCGTCGTTTCCGGCGTCCTTGCCCCAGCTGTTCTCCACTTTCCAACGGGTTGGCTGGCCATCCACCACATTCACGCCGGTGAGCACCATCGCGTGCGTCATCTGGCTTTCCCCATAGTCCAGACGGTCCGCCTTGGACATCTCGAAGCTGGTGTCGAGGGCGCCCTCGTAGTCAAACACGGCCGTGTCCAGGATGCCTTGCGTGCGTTCACTCATCTGTCCAACGTCGCACCCAAACCAAACCGGTTCGCCTTCCAGCACTTGAGCGAGTGCCAGTTGTTTGAAGGTTTCAATGTCCACGTTCAAATACAGGACATCCCGTCCGCCTTCCACATTGCCCAGGTATTGGACGGTGTACGTCCTGCCAAACGGTTTGTCGGCCGTCGGCGCGTTGATGATGCTGACATAATTGTGGAGGTCGATGGTTGCGTACTTGGCGAGAAACGCTTGCGGCGTGAGGCCGGCATCGCGGTGAAACAGGTCGTCCTTGTCGCGGTATTCGAAGTCAAAAACGGTGGGCGGTTGTCCGAGGAAATACGCGAGCAGGCGGTAGATCTCGCCGATGTGTTCGTCTTTGAACGCCCGCAGCCCGGCCGTATCGGCCCCGGCGCGGTGGCGGCGGCGAATTTCGGCAGCGGCGCTGCGAAGTTTTTGACTCAGCAGTTTGTTCATTTGTGCGGATTTCCCGCTGTGGAATGTTTCCGGCATCACATACTGCGGGACGACGCCGTATTTGTCCACCAGGTTGACAAACATATCCCACTGCCCGCCGTCTTGCAGCGGCGCTTGCAGCAGCCACTGGACGATGCGGCTGTCCGTGGGTTCCTCCAGCGTATCGAGGATGCGTTCCAGAAAATAATTCGCTTTCTCGAGTTTATCCCAGAACATGAGGTAGCATTGAGATAATTCGAAGGGCTTCATGTGATTGGCCTTGGCGATGTCTGCGCGCAGCGCATTTAACCCTGCGAACAACCAGCATCGGCCGCTTTGTTTCTGGTTCGTGACGGGCCCCGTTTCGATCTCGTTCGAAAAGGTGAATTGCATCTGCACAAGCGCCGCCCGATTGGTCGCGACCCCTTGAATTCCGCTGGTGGCGACTGCATTCATCCGGACCTGGTTGAGCGGCGAAGCCTGGAACTGTGCTGCGTACGAAGCGACCTGCTCCGCGCTCAGGGTACCCTCTGCTTGCAGCGTCTTTGATGGAATGGACATCCAACCTCGCTCCTTTCGACTTCATCGTTATTATAACGCCGGGGGGTTTGTACCGGCTGCGAACGGCGCGCACCATTTACGACACGATTCGACAAAGACTTGCAATTTGTCGAAAAATGATTCAAGCTGGTAGGAGAGAAACAAATCATACGAGCGAGTGTAAACGGCAAACCAGTGGAAACGCTGGGACGCAAAGCCACGGGTCTACGGACAGCAGTCTATGACAGCCGGGTTGCCACGACGTTTTCACATGGCAGCCTGTTGCGTTTGCATGGGTTGCCTTTTATTTTGCTGGCCTGGACAGGTTGGTGGAAGCGTCCCCTACACATTCAGAAGCGAACTGGCGCAGAGAATTGGACAGGGGAAACGCGGTATGCAAAGTTTTCAGCTTGTTATGGCTTGGAGGTCACTCCGAGGGCGATTGAATCACCGCCACGACAAAAAGACCGCCGCAGTCGGTCAAAGTGAGGCAAGCGAGGCCGCACTTCTGCCGGGGGGACAACGGACCGCGGTGAAGACGGAAGAGATGGACGACATCGACACCGCGGACATCGCCATGTCTTCGGGTGCTGCGGTGCATGGGACGGTCACCATCCGCAACAACGAGGTATTCGTGACCAACCCGGAAGGGCCCGGGTCCTTTGCGACGCTCGTGGTTCCGCGCGACACCAGGCTTCGGGTGTACGTGGACGACGAAGAGCGGGTCGGGCGCATCCTGGTTCACGCTGGTCAGACCATCCGCGTGGAACTCGAACAGGTCGATCCGGCCGCGGACCTCGTGTTCCGCGTGTCGGAGGACCGGGTCACCGTATCCGCGCGCCTCGAGGTTTCGCCAGGGCATCGCTGCTTTCTGCAGGATGTGCAGGACGTGCGTCATGCCCTGCTCGAGGTGGGAGAAACCGAGACGTGGCCTGAACTGCCTCGGCCCGCGGATGTCCTGACCCTGCTCGAACGACAACGGTTTGTGGGGACCGTGGACACCGTCGCGATCGAGCAGTTGTGCCAGTCCAGGCAGGGTGGGGAAGCCACTGTATTGCGGGGGATTCCGGTCCTGCTCGGCAAGCCGCCGACGTACGTGCCAGTACCCTTGCCTGCAGTGTATGATCCGCTCGGCAGGCGAATGCGCGTCGATACCGTGTCCGTCGGCACGACCATCGCGACCATCGAGCCAGGGGAACCGTCGACGCCCGGCGTCGATGTCTACGGGCGGGTGATTTCGCCGCCGACGCCGCGTCCTGCAACCCGCATTGGAGAGGGCGTGAAGGAGCTGGCCGGACGTCTGGTCGCCGTGCGCGACGGACGGCCTGTTTTTACGTCTGACTACATTGACGTGCTGCCGGAACTGTTGATTCCGCGCGACGTGACGGCCAAAGATGGACACATCGAGTTTGACGGCGACGTGTTTATCACCGGCTCCGTGCTGGACGGTTGTTTCATCAAGGCCACTGGCTCAATCCGAATCAATGGTGCCGTCCTGCAATCGCGCATCATGGGCGAACAGGGCGTGTTTGTGGGCGGCAGCGTCATCGGGTCGCAGGTGATTGCCGGCCAGTCCAAGTTCATCTATCAAAAATGGCTTCCCTTGTTTCGGCGGATTCGCAAAGACGTGGATCAATTTCGCCAGGAGTACCTTCAACTGCTGGTACACGTTGGCTTGTCGGACCACGCTGAAGCGGGCACCGAGACGATGCGGCGCCGGCTCGCGGACGTGCTGCTGGAGCGGCGGCATCACGATTTGGCTGAGAACCTTCACATCGTGTGCGAGGATGTGGACGGCATCGCGTCCTTTGACGACCGTTACAAGGCGTTGGTGTCGCTGCTCAAGCGCAAGTGGACGGGCATTTCACGGACGCGCCTGCTGCCTGAAGATGTGGAGCAGCTGCGCCGGATGGTGGGCGACGTGCTGGAACATATGGAGGCGTCGTCGACCAGTGACGCCCACCACATTCGCGCAGGCGGTGTCACCTCCAGTTCTGTCCGGGCATCGGGGAACATTTCCGTGATGCAGCACGGGGTGTACGTCAGCACGCTGGAGTCGGGCAGTCACATTGTCGTCAAGGGCTCGGTTCGCGGCGGCTTTCTCACGGCCCAGAACGCGGTGCGCGTGGATGAACTGGGGACGCCGCTGGGCACAGAAAGCAGCGTCCAGGTGAAAAACGTTCGCGGCGTCATCGGGATCGGCGTTCGACATCCCAACACGCTGCTTCAGGTCGGGCGCAGTCGTCACCGCAACGCGCAGACCCAGCACAATGTGGTGTACCGCGGATGAACGAGGTGCCGTAAACAAAGGCACTCGCCGCCGGCGAATTTCCGGTTGGCGAGTGCCTCCAACGCGAGACGCAAAGCTCAGCTGGGCAAACCTACATGTTCAAGCTTGGCGCACCGTCAGTGCATGTTGTAGGAACGGGGTTCAAAGTGGTTGGAATCGTTGGGGTTGATTTGCTGGGTCTGATTCAGCGCCCCCGCTCCCCTGGCATGGTTGGCATTGGACGCATTTCCATCCATTGAACTCATGGTCGCCTGCTGCAGGTTGTTCATGGCGTTCATGGGCGCATACCCGGTTTGCGGTGTCGGCGTGGTTTGATAAGAGTGAATCAGGGTGTTGGTGGTCTTCTGCAAGAGCGTGGGCACCTGGTAATAGCCCTTCTGGTTCATGTACATCCAGGTGTCGTAGGCCGCGCGATCGCAGAGCAGGGCGCCGTTGACCAGGTAGCTGCGCAGGTCGGGATCGGCACACTCCATGGCAAAGGTCATCCAGCCGATGGCGCCGTGTTTGTGCAGGTTGAGCACGGTGGTACAGATGCTGCGTTCGGACAGGCTGTTACCGGACATGCTTGGCGCGGGCATGCTGGGTTGGCGCAATCCGAGTTTCGGTTCACCGTTCTGAGACATCGCATGTTGACCGGACATCATGCCGGGGGCGGACATCATACCGCCGGACATCCGCCCTTGGCCCTGCAGCAGGTTCACGCCTTGTGTGTAGTGGTTTGCTGCGGTCCGGGCCTGATCGGCGAGCATCGTGCGGAGCTGGCGGTCTTGAACCTGTTCACTCAGGTACGACAGCATTTCTGCATTGGCAGCTTTGGTCATCAGCGCCTCGTGCATGACCAGCAGTTCATGGGCACCGAATTCGGGTGAAGTTGAAGCGTTCACATGCATACCTCCAAGTGAAGAGTTGGAATTTCATAAATATGGTTCCCAGGTCGATGGGGGACATGCATGCCGCTTGACACCAATCCTCGGCTACTGACGGAGCATGGCGCCGCCGCAGGAACAGCCGCGCCGGAAAAGCACGCGCCATGCCGCAGTCGTGAAGGCTGCGGCAGCTTCGCTACCCCCGTTCGTCAACGGAAATCTTTGGTGCCGTGACCGATCGCGAGACACGGATGTAGTCCAGGACGTACCCATGCTGGCCGGATCGACTGGACAACACTACGTAGTTCCCGGGCTGCGTGAAGCGGACATTCGTGCCGAGGCGGCCGCTTGCGGTTTGGGTGAGGCTGGCGTCGCTGCCGGGGACGATGGATGCGCCCAAAGCCTGATGCTGGGTGTTTTGGGCGACGACGCGCACGCGCCAGCCGACCGGAAGCTGAATCCGCTGCGCGCGGTAGTTCATGGTTGGCGTGTGGTGTCCGCTCGGTTCGACATCGTTTTTCAGAATGTTGACGGTGACGGTTTTGGTCGACCGGTTCACAGT
Above is a genomic segment from Alicyclobacillus cycloheptanicus containing:
- a CDS encoding C1 family peptidase is translated as MSIPSKTLQAEGTLSAEQVASYAAQFQASPLNQVRMNAVATSGIQGVATNRAALVQMQFTFSNEIETGPVTNQKQSGRCWLFAGLNALRADIAKANHMKPFELSQCYLMFWDKLEKANYFLERILDTLEEPTDSRIVQWLLQAPLQDGGQWDMFVNLVDKYGVVPQYVMPETFHSGKSAQMNKLLSQKLRSAAAEIRRRHRAGADTAGLRAFKDEHIGEIYRLLAYFLGQPPTVFDFEYRDKDDLFHRDAGLTPQAFLAKYATIDLHNYVSIINAPTADKPFGRTYTVQYLGNVEGGRDVLYLNVDIETFKQLALAQVLEGEPVWFGCDVGQMSERTQGILDTAVFDYEGALDTSFEMSKADRLDYGESQMTHAMVLTGVNVVDGQPTRWKVENSWGKDAGNDGFFVMSDAWFEAFMYQIVIDKKHLPDTLAEALQQPPIQLKPWDPMGSLA
- a CDS encoding carbohydrate kinase family protein; this encodes MNGIVVVVGGANLDIKGRLRDETALHTSNPGTVWRTFGGVGRNIAENLAVLGCPVRLVAPVGDDAAGQEVLRHLQDVGVDVEHVFPVEGERTGTYLAVMDRSGEMEIAVADMAIMDHLSPVELTSRRCAFGDAKVVCLDANLPADVLSLALDAARDESPRAVTVADPVSVPKALRLLPCLSRLDVITPSRDELAALSDMPVATLEDVARAARALRARGVQTVICTLGEQGVHVDTAAWTGLVPARSVEVVDVTGAGDAFTAGIIYGIYTKMAWAEAVDYAQGLAAQMVASTASVLKRASDPVHAVSDRRGKGDKQ
- a CDS encoding BMP family lipoprotein gives rise to the protein MNKRKWGVGVGAMLALSTLVAGCGTANNTSGGNASGNGTSGSGSKFKVGLVLDTGGLNDHSFNHLAYLGLQKAEKQLGVQGEYVTSNSANDYVPNLTRFARDGDNVVIAVGYLMEQAVEKVAKEYPNTKFLIIDDTITGYPNVASAVFKTEQCGYLAGAMAGLMEKDKSIKGINSQNVLGVVGGQQIPPVTSYIAGFEQGAEKVDPGVKVIVKYANSFTDQATGQQLAQDEISQGADIIFPVAGGTGTGSIEAAKDAHVYAIGVDADQNYIAPSTVITSATKGVDTATFDVIQQAQAGTFKSGVQYFDLSNNGVGIAPPNSAVPKSIINQVNQIAQQIKNGQITVSANMPSQ
- a CDS encoding pseudouridine-5'-phosphate glycosidase, which codes for MSEGKPIVALETTIVTHGMPYPANVQTARSVERIIREGGAVPATIFIKDGKIRVGMTDAEIEALAQTGHVVKASRRDLPVVLATGQTASTTVAATMIAARLAGIHVFVTGGIGGVHRGGEDTMDISADLQELAQTEVVVVCAGAKAILDIGRTLEVLETLGVPVLGFQTSQFPAFYTRDSGFAAGYRVDTPDQVAQIAHVKWSLGLRGGLLVGNPIPEDAELPPADIGQAIEAALRQAEADGIVGKEVTPYLLAAVERLTEGKSLQANVRLIENNAAVGAAIARAYAARG
- a CDS encoding R2-like ligand-binding oxidase; translated protein: MRETVITTSPRGLREDVLPYRLYQKAKRLGIWNPVDIDFSQDVKDWEESTPDARRRILRLVSMFQAGEEAVTLDLLPLIMTVAKEGRIEEEMFLTTFLFEEAKHTEFFRLFLNAVGADGDLSHFHAEPYRKVFYEILPSAMNRLVHDTSPEAIADASVVYNMFVEGVLAETGYYSFYQSLAKVGTFPGLLKGIDYLKRDESRHIAYGTFLLQRLICEKPSLYDHIQTKLAELAPLAMQINESGLSDADRSEPGYVEPSDIMAFTAKQLSLRLEKLARAKEKTIEELYKTSEEALGVI
- a CDS encoding FapA family protein, yielding MKTEEMDDIDTADIAMSSGAAVHGTVTIRNNEVFVTNPEGPGSFATLVVPRDTRLRVYVDDEERVGRILVHAGQTIRVELEQVDPAADLVFRVSEDRVTVSARLEVSPGHRCFLQDVQDVRHALLEVGETETWPELPRPADVLTLLERQRFVGTVDTVAIEQLCQSRQGGEATVLRGIPVLLGKPPTYVPVPLPAVYDPLGRRMRVDTVSVGTTIATIEPGEPSTPGVDVYGRVISPPTPRPATRIGEGVKELAGRLVAVRDGRPVFTSDYIDVLPELLIPRDVTAKDGHIEFDGDVFITGSVLDGCFIKATGSIRINGAVLQSRIMGEQGVFVGGSVIGSQVIAGQSKFIYQKWLPLFRRIRKDVDQFRQEYLQLLVHVGLSDHAEAGTETMRRRLADVLLERRHHDLAENLHIVCEDVDGIASFDDRYKALVSLLKRKWTGISRTRLLPEDVEQLRRMVGDVLEHMEASSTSDAHHIRAGGVTSSSVRASGNISVMQHGVYVSTLESGSHIVVKGSVRGGFLTAQNAVRVDELGTPLGTESSVQVKNVRGVIGIGVRHPNTLLQVGRSRHRNAQTQHNVVYRG
- a CDS encoding adenine deaminase C-terminal domain-containing protein; translated protein: MDSAELTELIRVARGLSPANAWIRNAAVLNVYTGEVSEAHVVVSGKRIAYVGDRDPMVDERTVVLDAAGQTLVPGYFEPHAHSCLMYNPQTFAAYSVARGTTAVLQDNMPFFLNLEQTEMERVFEVLSRLPVKSYWWCRLDPQMGNSDEMKKFTPDRIRRTMDHPSVLQAGELTGWKMLFDLDPGMVERVAIARASGKRIETHNPGASIHTLNVMAAGGATACHESISAEDVWARVRLGYYAALRHSSIRPDLPHLIRGLLDTGFTAWDRLMFTTDGASPFFLSAGTLDLCVSIAIEQGLPPAAAYRMASLNPAIYYGLDADLGGIAPGRIADILFLEDLRHPTPRRVMVDGHIVAEDGQLTVPQPSVDWAALGVRSLAVTDRAVKPDWFDVQAGPDGNVPVIELRNAVITRLVEEPLPVQDGRVVLADCPGCLYAAVIDRMGAWGTTAVLRGFGDFDAVASSHALTGDFVVVGRNQTEMARALQRVIEIGGGICLRNQGDCVFEMAMPMFQTMSLEPMDALMDAARRFDEQMRAFGYAHEDPVYTLLFLSATHLPAVRLTERGLYEVKTDRVLAPARSLS
- a CDS encoding spore coat protein; translated protein: MNASTSPEFGAHELLVMHEALMTKAANAEMLSYLSEQVQDRQLRTMLADQARTAANHYTQGVNLLQGQGRMSGGMMSAPGMMSGQHAMSQNGEPKLGLRQPSMPAPSMSGNSLSERSICTTVLNLHKHGAIGWMTFAMECADPDLRSYLVNGALLCDRAAYDTWMYMNQKGYYQVPTLLQKTTNTLIHSYQTTPTPQTGYAPMNAMNNLQQATMSSMDGNASNANHARGAGALNQTQQINPNDSNHFEPRSYNMH